Proteins co-encoded in one Perca flavescens isolate YP-PL-M2 chromosome 11, PFLA_1.0, whole genome shotgun sequence genomic window:
- the rpe gene encoding ribulose-phosphate 3-epimerase, producing the protein MAYSAKIGPSILSSDLSCLGSECVRMMECGADYLHLDVMDGHFVPNLTFGHPMVECLRKSVGQDPFFDMHMMVSRPEQWVKPMAAAGANQYTFHIESTTNPGNLIKEIKESGMKVGLAIKPGTTVEELAPWANQIDMALVMTVEPGFGGQKFMDDMMPKVSWLRSQFPSLDIEVDGGVGPDTIHKCAEAGANMIVSGSAVIGSDDPRSVISLLRTVVAEAIQKRSLDR; encoded by the exons ATGGCTTACAGTGCGAAGATCGGTCCGTCCATCCTGAGCAGCGACCTGTCCTGTCTGGGCAGCGAGTGCGTGCGGATGATGGAGTGCGGGGCAGATTACCTGCACCTCGACGTTATGGACGG GCACTTTGTCCCAAACCTCACATTTGGACATCCCATGGTAGAGTGCCTCAGGAAGTCAGTAGGCCAAGACCCTTTCTTTG ACATGCACATGATGGTGTCTCGGCCAGAGCAGTGGGTGAAGCCCATGGCTGCAGCAGGAGCCAACCAGTATACGTTCCACATAGAGTCCACCACCAACCCTGGTAACCTCATCAAGGAGATAAAAGAGAGTGGGATGAAG GTGGGTTTGGCTATAAAGCCCGGTACTACTGTTGAAGAGCTAGCACCCTGGGCTAACCAGATCGACATGGCTCTGGTCATGACTGTTGAACCTGGCTTTGGAGGGCAGAAGTTCATGGACGACATGATGCCCAAG GTGAGCTGGTTAAGGAGTCAGTTTCCTTCATTAGACATTGAAGTAGATGGAGGAGTCGGCCCTGACACCATTCACAAATGTGCAGAG GCAGGAGCCAACATGATAGTGTCAGGCAGCGCTGTGATAGGCAGCGACGACCCTCGTTCTGTCATCTCTCTCCTGCGCACCGTGGTGGCCGAAGCAATCCAGAAACGTTCGCTGGACCGCTGA